Proteins from a single region of Pseudodesulfovibrio portus:
- the mfd gene encoding transcription-repair coupling factor — MTTVFPSEIAEFMRGASDSVRIFKSGPASQALLAGSLLSKGENVVIVVPGVTEFREMRALLSLFSSGTEGDIHRPAWERDWLFLPPYTSKTPDAETWSERWSAIYGLTYGRRPFGLLMTVDNLLPHWPGETVLRENWVSLTKGEEMSPDILLEQLVSWGYVRRKLVSGPGDMAMRGDILDIHAPGYELPLRLEFFGDTLEEIRLFDPASQRSRADMAEAVLMPVAPGITTSDRAMRATDLWDKLRKTGEISAALEHSLSERLEANDGYVWPGLYYDEPVGLEEYFPNDAIFLLSSSGALRARLEDRVQAWRDYLKEEERQKGVAWPRRFICRSDEAARGAWRNARQLVFEELTIGREKTGADLSETPYSEFSDLFWKPEESRRPWVALMAGLKEWNRAGQTTILSFRTVRSRTKFLSLAQQEGLPMSLEFTPGRRGIFALVSPLRKGMELAWNQTRILGEEVLQPHAPAIHADRDKPFKGLERYDDLSEGDLLVHRDYGLAQFGGLHHMSIGEGANDYLLLYFSGEDKLYLPVDRLNLVQRFKGPEGAKAPALDKLGGTRWAKTTAKVRKAIEKIAHELVEMYAFRRVAKGFGYGPPDEMYAEFEASFGFEETPDQDKAVADVFRDMEKPEPMDRLVCGDVGFGKTEVALRAAFRAALEGLQVALLCPTTVLAEQHYQTFTKRMEGFPVRVGMLSRFVSAKRQKTVIEAASRGEIDILIGTHRILSKDVELPNLGLLILDEEQRFGVKHKEKLKHFRQNIDVLTLTATPIPRTLQLSLSGIRGLSVIETPPLDRKPVETAIMEREQLELKAVLERELERGGQVYWVYNRVNGLERVAEYVRELVPEAKVGMAHGRMGEKALEEAMRDFWHGELDVLVCTSIVESGLDFPNANTLIVDQAQLFGLGQLYQLRGRVGRSERQAYAYFVVPSVNDISEIVRKRLRIILDMDYLGAGFKVAMEDLRLRGAGNILGEVQSGQMAKVGLDLFLEMLEEEVRRIRGVEDTRASDPELNFVFEAHIPGGYIPDSKERLRYYRALSATTDDMGLRELEAEIRDRFGPLPEELETFLGVLRIKQTLSRLQAARAELYPGRAVVTWNDGAIAVSPETLIGWVGQRSGKAKLLPPAKLEVRHGEAATMRQALEDTAADLETMLDSGADAA, encoded by the coding sequence ATGACGACCGTATTCCCCAGTGAAATAGCTGAATTCATGCGCGGCGCATCGGATTCGGTCCGTATCTTCAAGAGCGGCCCGGCCTCACAGGCGTTGCTGGCCGGTTCATTGCTGTCCAAGGGTGAAAACGTTGTCATCGTGGTGCCCGGCGTGACCGAGTTCAGGGAGATGCGGGCGTTGCTGTCCCTGTTTTCCTCCGGCACGGAAGGCGACATCCATCGGCCGGCCTGGGAACGGGACTGGCTGTTCCTGCCGCCGTACACCTCGAAGACCCCGGACGCTGAAACGTGGAGCGAACGCTGGTCCGCCATCTATGGCCTGACCTACGGACGCCGCCCGTTCGGCCTGCTGATGACCGTGGACAACCTCCTGCCGCACTGGCCGGGGGAAACGGTCCTGCGCGAGAACTGGGTGTCCCTGACCAAGGGCGAGGAAATGTCCCCGGACATCCTGCTGGAGCAACTGGTGTCCTGGGGATACGTGCGCCGCAAGCTGGTGTCCGGTCCGGGCGACATGGCCATGCGCGGCGACATTCTCGATATCCATGCACCCGGCTACGAATTGCCCCTGCGGCTTGAATTTTTCGGTGATACCCTGGAGGAGATTCGGCTTTTCGACCCTGCTTCCCAGCGCTCCAGGGCGGATATGGCCGAGGCGGTCCTGATGCCAGTCGCACCGGGGATCACCACCTCTGATCGGGCCATGCGCGCTACCGATTTATGGGACAAACTCAGGAAGACCGGTGAGATATCCGCTGCTCTCGAGCATTCTCTCTCCGAGCGGCTGGAAGCCAATGACGGATACGTCTGGCCGGGCCTGTATTATGACGAGCCTGTGGGGTTGGAGGAATACTTCCCCAATGACGCGATCTTTCTCCTGTCGTCGAGCGGCGCACTCAGGGCGCGGCTGGAAGACCGTGTTCAGGCGTGGCGTGACTATCTCAAGGAGGAGGAACGCCAGAAGGGGGTCGCCTGGCCCCGGCGGTTCATCTGTCGAAGCGACGAGGCGGCGCGCGGGGCGTGGCGCAACGCACGGCAACTGGTGTTCGAGGAGTTGACCATCGGTAGGGAAAAGACCGGCGCGGACCTGTCCGAGACCCCGTACAGCGAATTTTCCGATCTGTTCTGGAAGCCCGAGGAGTCCCGGCGGCCCTGGGTCGCGCTCATGGCGGGCCTCAAGGAGTGGAACCGCGCCGGGCAGACCACCATCTTGAGCTTCCGCACCGTTCGCTCGCGCACCAAGTTCCTCAGCCTGGCCCAGCAGGAAGGGCTGCCCATGAGCCTCGAATTCACGCCGGGCCGCCGGGGCATTTTCGCTTTGGTGTCGCCCCTGCGCAAGGGCATGGAGCTTGCCTGGAACCAGACGCGCATCCTGGGCGAAGAGGTGTTGCAGCCTCACGCTCCGGCGATCCATGCTGATCGCGACAAGCCCTTCAAGGGGCTGGAGCGGTACGACGACCTGTCCGAGGGCGACCTGCTGGTTCACCGCGACTACGGGCTGGCCCAGTTCGGCGGGCTGCATCATATGTCCATCGGCGAGGGGGCCAACGACTATCTGCTGTTGTATTTTTCGGGTGAGGACAAACTCTATCTGCCCGTGGACAGGCTCAATCTCGTGCAGCGGTTCAAGGGGCCGGAGGGAGCCAAGGCACCGGCCCTGGACAAGCTGGGCGGCACCCGTTGGGCCAAGACCACGGCCAAGGTGCGCAAAGCCATCGAGAAGATCGCCCATGAGTTGGTCGAGATGTACGCCTTCCGCCGCGTGGCCAAGGGGTTCGGTTACGGACCTCCGGACGAGATGTACGCCGAGTTCGAGGCCTCCTTCGGGTTCGAGGAGACCCCGGATCAGGACAAGGCCGTTGCCGACGTGTTCCGCGACATGGAGAAGCCCGAGCCCATGGACCGGCTGGTTTGCGGTGACGTGGGCTTCGGCAAGACCGAGGTGGCGCTTCGGGCTGCGTTTCGGGCCGCGCTGGAGGGGCTTCAGGTGGCTCTGCTTTGTCCTACCACCGTGCTGGCCGAGCAGCATTACCAGACGTTTACCAAGCGCATGGAAGGGTTTCCGGTCCGGGTCGGCATGCTCAGCCGTTTCGTGTCCGCCAAGCGGCAGAAGACGGTCATCGAGGCCGCATCCAGGGGCGAGATAGATATTCTCATCGGCACCCACCGCATCCTGTCCAAGGACGTAGAGCTGCCCAACCTCGGCCTGCTCATTCTGGACGAGGAGCAGCGGTTCGGGGTCAAGCACAAGGAAAAACTAAAGCATTTCAGGCAGAATATTGATGTGCTGACCCTGACGGCCACGCCCATTCCGCGCACCCTGCAGCTTTCCCTGTCCGGCATACGGGGGTTGTCCGTCATCGAGACGCCGCCTCTGGACCGCAAGCCCGTGGAAACCGCCATCATGGAGCGCGAGCAGCTGGAGTTGAAGGCCGTGCTGGAGCGGGAACTGGAACGCGGCGGCCAGGTGTACTGGGTCTACAACCGGGTCAACGGGCTGGAGCGCGTGGCCGAGTATGTCCGTGAACTGGTGCCGGAGGCCAAGGTGGGCATGGCCCACGGGCGCATGGGCGAGAAGGCGCTCGAGGAGGCCATGCGCGACTTCTGGCACGGCGAGCTCGACGTGCTCGTGTGTACGTCCATCGTCGAGTCCGGCCTGGATTTTCCCAACGCCAACACGCTCATCGTGGATCAGGCTCAGCTGTTCGGCCTGGGGCAGCTCTATCAGCTGCGGGGTCGGGTAGGCCGAAGCGAGCGGCAGGCGTATGCCTACTTCGTGGTCCCATCCGTCAATGATATTTCGGAAATTGTGCGCAAACGCTTGCGTATCATTCTGGACATGGATTATCTGGGTGCAGGGTTCAAGGTGGCCATGGAGGATCTGCGCCTGCGCGGCGCGGGCAACATTCTGGGCGAAGTGCAGTCCGGTCAGATGGCCAAGGTCGGGCTCGATCTCTTCCTTGAGATGCTTGAAGAGGAGGTCCGCCGCATCCGGGGCGTGGAGGATACCCGGGCCAGCGATCCTGAACTCAACTTTGTTTTCGAGGCGCACATTCCGGGCGGCTACATTCCGGACTCGAAGGAACGGCTGCGTTATTATAGGGCGTTGTCCGCGACCACGGACGACATGGGGTTGCGGGAACTGGAAGCTGAAATTCGCGACCGTTTCGGCCCGCTTCCCGAGGAGTTGGAAACGTTCCTGGGCGTATTGCGCATCAAGCAGACGCTCTCCCGGCTGCAGGCGGCCCGGGCCGAACTGTATCCCGGCAGGGCGGTCGTGACATGGAACGACGGCGCGATCGCGGTCAGCCCGGAAACCCTGATCGGTTGGGTCGGACAGCGGAGCGGCAAGGCCAAATTGCTGCCCCCGGCCAAACTGGAAGTGCGCCACGGCGAGGCGGCGACCATGCGCCAGGCCCTTGAGGACACGGCCGCCGACCTGGAAACCATGCTCGACAGCGGCGCAGACGCCGCGTAA
- a CDS encoding SurA N-terminal domain-containing protein: MKVLSLLIIALLAMPSAQAWATGQVINRILVKINNNIITQYDLDEKLQPILDQIKDRELSAAEQEQLKALRKRALVDMVNDILIQQEVELYGIAITDEDVEKEIDRIKQERELDDDAFEAAVAQDGLTVDEFRERLKQMMEKQEIVGHKVNKKVLVTDSEIEAEYEARKDQYSLDKTVEVALLLLPVDVSAVEVRTRIADGEMTFAEAVAKYSVGPAVDSGGSLGEMKYADLAEEWRQALVGVPEDGVSDPLTIQGQQALLSPLKISEDALVPLEDVRDDLFQQLMQKKREQAFTEYFDQLKESAVIIYMDESMKPDDGE, encoded by the coding sequence GTGAAAGTCCTATCCCTGCTTATCATCGCCTTGTTGGCCATGCCTTCCGCACAGGCCTGGGCCACCGGCCAGGTGATCAATCGCATCCTGGTAAAGATAAACAACAATATCATCACCCAGTACGACCTGGATGAGAAGCTTCAGCCGATTCTTGACCAGATCAAGGATCGCGAACTCTCTGCGGCCGAGCAGGAGCAGCTCAAGGCTCTCCGCAAGCGTGCCCTGGTCGACATGGTCAACGACATCCTGATTCAGCAGGAGGTTGAGCTGTACGGCATCGCCATCACCGATGAGGACGTTGAAAAGGAAATCGACCGGATCAAGCAGGAGCGTGAACTGGACGACGACGCCTTCGAGGCGGCCGTGGCCCAGGACGGCCTGACCGTCGATGAATTCAGGGAACGTTTGAAGCAGATGATGGAGAAACAGGAAATCGTCGGCCACAAGGTCAACAAGAAGGTCCTGGTCACGGATTCCGAGATCGAGGCCGAGTATGAGGCCCGAAAGGACCAGTATTCCCTGGACAAGACTGTGGAGGTGGCGCTTCTGCTGCTGCCCGTTGACGTGTCCGCCGTGGAAGTCAGGACCCGCATAGCCGATGGCGAGATGACCTTTGCCGAAGCAGTGGCCAAGTACAGCGTGGGACCGGCCGTGGACAGCGGCGGCTCACTGGGCGAAATGAAGTACGCCGATCTTGCCGAGGAGTGGAGGCAGGCCCTTGTCGGCGTGCCCGAGGATGGAGTCAGCGATCCCCTGACCATCCAGGGCCAGCAGGCGCTCCTGTCTCCCCTGAAGATATCCGAGGACGCGCTCGTGCCTCTTGAAGATGTTCGGGATGACCTCTTCCAACAGTTGATGCAGAAAAAACGGGAACAGGCTTTCACTGAATATTTTGATCAGTTGAAGGAAAGCGCGGTCATCATTTACATGGACGAGTCCATGAAGCCCGACGATGGAGAGTGA
- a CDS encoding pyridoxine 5'-phosphate synthase yields MPVLVVNVDHVATLRQARMGIEPEPVTAAYMAEQAGATGIIVHLREDRRHIQDRDVRLIKETCNTRLHLEMAATDEMQRIALKTEPEMVCLVPEKRQELTTEGGLNCIGREQELKDFLAPVHEKGIRASLFIDADPKQIEAASATGAEFIEIHTGHYADAKKIDARNVELEKILKGIVLANDLGLKVNLGHGLNYRNILNFKDVPGIKEYSIGHAIMARAIYVGIDRAVRDMAELIRTFAD; encoded by the coding sequence ATGCCGGTACTCGTTGTCAACGTCGATCATGTGGCCACCCTGCGCCAGGCCAGGATGGGGATCGAGCCCGAACCCGTCACCGCGGCCTACATGGCCGAACAGGCCGGAGCCACCGGCATCATCGTCCACCTGCGCGAGGACCGTCGGCACATCCAGGACAGGGACGTTCGCCTGATCAAGGAGACCTGCAACACGCGGCTCCACCTGGAAATGGCAGCCACGGACGAGATGCAGCGCATCGCTCTGAAAACCGAACCGGAGATGGTCTGCCTGGTGCCGGAGAAACGCCAGGAACTGACCACCGAAGGCGGTCTGAACTGCATTGGGCGGGAGCAGGAACTCAAGGACTTTCTCGCGCCCGTCCACGAAAAGGGCATCCGCGCTTCCCTGTTCATCGATGCGGACCCCAAGCAGATCGAGGCGGCCTCGGCAACCGGGGCCGAATTCATCGAAATCCACACCGGACACTATGCGGACGCCAAAAAAATCGATGCCCGCAACGTCGAACTGGAAAAGATACTCAAAGGCATTGTCCTGGCCAACGACCTTGGCTTGAAGGTCAATCTCGGCCATGGCCTCAACTACCGCAACATACTCAATTTCAAGGATGTCCCCGGCATCAAGGAATACTCGATCGGCCACGCCATCATGGCCCGCGCCATTTACGTGGGCATCGACCGGGCCGTCAGGGACATGGCCGAACTGATCCGCACCTTCGCGGACTAG
- a CDS encoding UDP-glucose dehydrogenase family protein: MNVCIVGTGYVGLVSAACFAEMGNNIICVDVNPKVVETLESGKVHIFEPGLEDLVKRNTEQGRLHFTTDLGEGIAESEVVFITVGTPCGDDGSCDLRYVDAVAREIGLKMAAPKIVVDKSTVPVGTADRVRAIISGELEKRGESIHFDVVSNPEFLKEGDAVNDFMKPDRVIVGTGDENSAAVLKALYAPFARSREKLIVMGVRSAEMTKYAANCMLATKISFINEVANICERVGANVAEVRAGIGSDSRIGYSFIYPGVGYGGSCFPKDVKALIGTAAEHGYDARLIRSVDEVNDAQKHILADKVRAYFEPQGGVEGKTLALWGIAFKANTDDIREASATEVIKDLTALGMKVKAFDPVANDRAREEIGHIEGLEILDDQYGVLDGADALAVVTDWNQFRNPNLDRIRELLTVPLVFDGRNLYQPERMGQAGFAYFSIGRTPVL, translated from the coding sequence ATGAACGTTTGCATCGTCGGCACCGGCTACGTGGGATTGGTTTCCGCAGCCTGCTTTGCCGAAATGGGTAATAATATCATATGCGTGGACGTCAACCCCAAGGTCGTGGAGACCCTGGAGAGCGGCAAGGTCCACATCTTCGAACCCGGTCTGGAAGACCTGGTGAAGCGGAACACCGAGCAGGGACGGCTGCACTTCACCACCGACCTCGGCGAGGGTATTGCCGAGAGCGAGGTCGTCTTCATCACTGTGGGCACGCCCTGCGGCGACGACGGTTCCTGCGACCTGCGCTATGTGGATGCCGTGGCCCGCGAGATTGGCCTGAAGATGGCGGCTCCCAAGATCGTGGTGGACAAGTCCACGGTGCCTGTGGGCACGGCGGATCGCGTCCGGGCCATCATTTCCGGTGAACTGGAAAAGCGCGGCGAGTCCATTCATTTCGACGTGGTCTCCAATCCCGAGTTCCTGAAAGAGGGCGATGCGGTCAACGACTTCATGAAGCCGGACCGGGTCATTGTCGGCACCGGGGACGAGAACTCCGCCGCGGTGCTCAAGGCCCTGTACGCGCCGTTCGCGCGCAGCCGCGAGAAGCTCATCGTCATGGGCGTGCGCTCGGCGGAGATGACCAAGTATGCGGCCAACTGCATGCTGGCCACCAAGATATCCTTCATCAACGAGGTGGCCAACATCTGCGAGCGGGTGGGTGCCAACGTGGCCGAAGTGCGGGCGGGCATCGGTTCGGACAGCCGCATCGGATACAGTTTCATATATCCCGGCGTGGGCTACGGAGGCTCCTGCTTCCCCAAGGACGTCAAGGCGCTCATCGGCACAGCCGCCGAGCACGGTTACGACGCCCGGCTCATCCGCTCCGTGGACGAGGTCAACGACGCCCAGAAGCATATCCTGGCCGACAAGGTCAGGGCTTATTTCGAGCCGCAGGGTGGAGTTGAAGGCAAGACCCTGGCCCTGTGGGGCATCGCCTTCAAGGCCAACACCGACGATATCCGTGAGGCCTCGGCCACCGAGGTCATCAAGGATCTGACCGCGCTGGGCATGAAGGTGAAGGCCTTTGACCCGGTGGCCAACGATCGGGCCCGGGAGGAGATCGGTCATATAGAGGGTCTGGAGATCTTGGACGACCAGTATGGAGTGCTGGACGGGGCGGACGCCCTGGCCGTTGTCACTGACTGGAATCAGTTCCGCAACCCGAACCTGGATCGAATCAGGGAATTGCTCACGGTTCCGCTGGTCTTTGACGGACGCAATCTCTATCAGCCCGAGCGCATGGGGCAGGCGGGTTTCGCCTATTTCAGCATCGGGCGTACGCCGGTTTTGTAG
- a CDS encoding helix-turn-helix domain-containing protein — protein MDFQELGLTLQREREARGLTIEAVMEATKISRINLVALEKGDRSSLPHPVYTKGFIKSYARLLGLDADELSMIVDREYQSETPEIEEVSYDVSPAAEKAFQEMDAPKKRKRPVWPSILVFLAVAVAVVLLVLNLNKTGDTPTPPVKPAQVSEQPAAPVEEPVESQAEPVQDVAPMEEAAPDATDREPVSGSEAPVPVEQTGLEAVVPEKPLAEDAEAVDSTTQTSEEEGVRYAHVLIIRATTDKGCWVGLWKGDEANMARDFVLKKGEPLRLMFNNPRRIRIGNVAGVEVTYNGEPYPLEDNKSNIQTLVFGASR, from the coding sequence ATGGATTTCCAGGAACTTGGATTGACGCTGCAACGGGAGCGAGAGGCCAGAGGACTGACCATCGAGGCGGTCATGGAAGCCACGAAGATCAGTCGAATCAATCTGGTCGCGCTCGAAAAGGGTGACCGTTCCTCCCTGCCCCATCCGGTGTATACCAAGGGGTTCATAAAGAGTTACGCTCGGTTGTTGGGTCTGGATGCCGACGAACTGTCCATGATCGTGGATCGGGAGTACCAGTCCGAGACGCCGGAAATCGAGGAAGTCTCCTACGACGTGTCTCCCGCAGCGGAAAAGGCGTTTCAGGAAATGGATGCGCCCAAGAAGCGGAAGCGGCCCGTATGGCCGTCCATCCTGGTCTTTCTGGCCGTTGCCGTTGCCGTGGTGTTGCTTGTCCTCAACCTGAACAAGACCGGGGACACCCCGACACCGCCCGTCAAGCCCGCCCAGGTGAGCGAACAGCCTGCCGCCCCTGTTGAGGAACCGGTCGAGTCTCAGGCGGAGCCCGTTCAGGATGTTGCTCCGATGGAGGAGGCTGCTCCGGATGCAACTGACCGGGAACCTGTTTCCGGGTCCGAAGCTCCGGTCCCGGTCGAGCAGACGGGACTCGAAGCCGTCGTGCCCGAAAAGCCGCTGGCCGAAGACGCCGAAGCCGTGGACAGCACCACCCAGACCTCGGAGGAGGAGGGGGTGCGGTACGCCCATGTGCTGATCATCCGGGCCACCACGGACAAGGGGTGCTGGGTCGGCTTGTGGAAGGGCGACGAGGCCAATATGGCCCGCGATTTCGTTTTGAAGAAGGGCGAGCCGCTTAGGTTGATGTTCAATAATCCCAGACGGATTCGCATCGGCAATGTGGCTGGGGTCGAAGTGACATACAATGGCGAGCCCTATCCCCTGGAAGATAACAAGAGCAATATCCAGACACTCGTCTTCGGGGCGAGCCGGTAA
- a CDS encoding chemotaxis protein CheW has protein sequence MNLDVEENIDVEESEIDQELTQLVTFSIGEEEFGVNILQVQEIIRTMEITNVPRAPEFVEGVINLRGKVIPIVDMRRRFGLASKEHDKYTRIIVIENEMIIVGFVVDSVSEVLRIPASSVQPPPPVVAGMDADYIHGVGKLGDRLLILLDLDSLLDNEEMEALSAV, from the coding sequence ATGAACCTTGATGTCGAAGAAAACATCGATGTCGAAGAGTCGGAAATCGATCAGGAATTGACCCAACTGGTTACCTTCAGCATCGGCGAGGAGGAGTTCGGGGTCAATATTCTTCAGGTGCAGGAGATCATCCGCACCATGGAGATCACCAACGTTCCCCGAGCCCCGGAATTCGTCGAGGGCGTCATCAATCTGCGCGGCAAGGTCATACCCATTGTGGACATGCGCCGCCGGTTCGGCCTGGCGTCCAAGGAACACGACAAGTATACCCGCATCATCGTCATAGAGAACGAAATGATCATTGTCGGTTTCGTGGTCGACTCCGTGTCAGAAGTCCTGCGCATACCGGCCAGTTCGGTACAGCCCCCGCCGCCCGTGGTGGCCGGCATGGATGCCGATTACATTCACGGCGTCGGCAAGTTGGGCGACAGGCTGCTGATCCTCCTGGATCTCGATTCCCTGCTCGACAATGAGGAAATGGAAGCCCTGAGCGCGGTCTAG
- the recO gene encoding DNA repair protein RecO, with product MNATEKCLVLKVGCFREADCWVRLLTPTRGIFNGFAFGGNRSRRRFVGCLDPLSHVLFTIGSNKTGTYTVLEEGTLLNNFSTVRKDPVRTGLAVNCIKFIEAIEIDPADAKPAYQLLLETLLMLEEGGGSSEFTPWLFRGKLAFDMGFKPDFLTCGSCGESVTSEGGYRFDVEKGQVACRTCLSTGKPLEGFARPISAGVLRALDWIEQSRPMDWLTVSMDNEVRRQAGQLIELFVAYHLGLSWEGGMYKKV from the coding sequence GTGAACGCCACCGAGAAGTGTCTGGTACTCAAGGTCGGATGCTTTCGGGAGGCCGACTGCTGGGTCAGGTTGCTCACGCCCACCAGGGGCATATTCAACGGTTTCGCATTCGGCGGAAACCGGAGCCGACGACGGTTCGTCGGCTGTCTCGACCCTCTTTCCCACGTTCTCTTCACCATCGGTTCGAACAAGACCGGTACCTACACGGTCCTTGAAGAGGGCACGCTGCTGAACAATTTTTCGACCGTCCGCAAGGACCCGGTCAGGACCGGGCTGGCAGTCAACTGCATCAAGTTCATCGAGGCCATCGAGATCGACCCGGCGGACGCCAAGCCTGCCTATCAGCTGCTTCTGGAAACCCTGCTCATGCTTGAAGAGGGCGGTGGGAGCAGCGAGTTCACGCCCTGGCTTTTTCGGGGAAAGCTGGCTTTTGACATGGGGTTCAAACCGGACTTCCTGACCTGCGGCTCGTGCGGTGAGAGTGTGACCAGCGAAGGCGGCTACCGTTTCGACGTGGAGAAGGGCCAGGTGGCCTGCCGGACTTGTCTTTCCACCGGGAAACCGTTAGAGGGATTTGCTCGACCGATTTCCGCCGGGGTGCTGCGAGCCCTGGATTGGATCGAACAGAGCCGACCGATGGATTGGCTTACCGTTTCCATGGACAACGAGGTCCGGCGGCAGGCCGGTCAGCTCATCGAACTTTTCGTCGCCTACCACCTGGGCCTGTCCTGGGAGGGCGGCATGTATAAAAAGGTATAG
- the glyQ gene encoding glycine--tRNA ligase subunit alpha, whose product MNFQEVILKLQNFWADYGCAVVQAMDIECGAGTFNPSTFFRVIGPEPWKTAYVEPSRRPTDGRYGENPNRLQHYYQFQVILKPSPDNVQELYLESLAAIGIDASAHDIRFVEDDWESPTLGAWGLGWEVWLNGMEVTQFTYFQQVGGIDLKPVSVEITYGLERLCMYLQEKESVYDLMWNNEITYGHVYHQNEVEMSKYNFELSDADMLFDLFNKFEGECLRLCEEGLPWPAYDCCLKCSHSFNMLDARGAISITERATYIGRVRNLASKIARLYADQREEMGFPMLQK is encoded by the coding sequence ATGAATTTTCAGGAAGTCATACTGAAATTGCAGAACTTCTGGGCGGATTACGGCTGCGCCGTTGTCCAGGCCATGGATATCGAATGCGGGGCTGGTACGTTCAACCCCTCCACCTTTTTCCGTGTAATCGGCCCGGAGCCGTGGAAGACCGCCTACGTTGAGCCTTCCCGTCGGCCCACCGATGGTCGGTACGGCGAGAATCCGAACCGCCTCCAGCATTACTACCAGTTTCAGGTCATCCTCAAGCCGTCCCCGGACAATGTCCAAGAGCTGTATCTTGAGAGCCTGGCCGCTATCGGTATCGACGCATCGGCCCACGACATCCGTTTCGTCGAGGACGACTGGGAATCTCCGACCCTCGGTGCCTGGGGTTTGGGCTGGGAAGTATGGCTCAACGGCATGGAAGTGACCCAGTTCACCTATTTCCAGCAAGTTGGCGGCATCGATCTCAAGCCCGTGTCCGTGGAAATCACCTACGGTCTCGAGCGTCTCTGCATGTACCTGCAGGAGAAAGAGTCCGTCTACGACCTCATGTGGAACAATGAGATCACCTACGGGCACGTCTACCACCAGAACGAGGTGGAGATGTCGAAATACAATTTCGAGTTGTCGGATGCAGACATGCTGTTTGATCTGTTCAACAAGTTCGAGGGAGAATGCCTGCGTCTGTGCGAAGAAGGGCTGCCGTGGCCCGCGTACGACTGCTGCCTCAAGTGTTCCCATTCCTTCAACATGCTGGACGCTCGGGGGGCAATCTCCATTACCGAGCGGGCCACCTACATCGGTCGTGTGCGCAACCTGGCCTCCAAGATCGCCCGCCTCTACGCGGACCAGCGTGAAGAAATGGGCTTCCCCATGCTCCAGAAGTAA
- a CDS encoding peptidylprolyl isomerase yields MTLFRTTMILLLLAVLCGCSGDADDIGIVARVNGSPIYLTQLEFQHDQIQADSVGAYVPSVEKLSSEYGDILADLIVQELVSQELKQRDLAVTDEELRKAEDAVRSDYPEGAFEKVLVEEYIDLKSWRMQLRYHLAQKKFYQLVLRPQIKIDYKEAEKYYRDHISDFYLPESLRILVVRGPSRELVEKAVEKYRQDRDQMNLTTAFGEVETREVVVREGRMSAAWKNAVSGLEAGQSSPVLADKFGFEALVLLDRSEAKVLEPAQAYPLVEEALLESKLHRAFEQWLSDKLATAKISVSEHLLTQTLEDKPLEEVGEPEEIPQETPEEAGDFVESQEPPEN; encoded by the coding sequence ATGACACTATTTCGCACCACCATGATCCTTCTGCTGCTGGCCGTGCTTTGCGGCTGTTCGGGCGACGCCGACGATATCGGCATCGTCGCCCGCGTCAACGGCAGCCCCATCTATCTGACCCAGCTCGAATTTCAGCATGACCAGATTCAGGCCGATTCCGTGGGCGCCTATGTTCCCAGCGTGGAAAAGCTCAGCAGCGAATACGGCGACATACTGGCCGACCTGATCGTGCAGGAATTGGTTTCCCAGGAGTTGAAGCAAAGGGATTTGGCGGTGACCGACGAGGAATTGCGGAAGGCCGAGGACGCCGTCCGGTCGGATTACCCCGAGGGTGCCTTTGAAAAGGTCCTGGTGGAGGAATACATCGACCTCAAATCCTGGCGGATGCAGCTTCGGTATCACCTTGCCCAGAAGAAGTTCTATCAGTTGGTCCTGCGGCCGCAGATCAAGATCGACTACAAGGAAGCGGAGAAATACTACCGCGACCATATTTCCGATTTTTACCTTCCCGAAAGCCTGCGGATACTCGTGGTCAGAGGCCCCAGCCGGGAACTGGTGGAAAAGGCCGTTGAAAAGTACCGGCAGGACCGGGACCAGATGAACCTGACCACGGCCTTCGGCGAGGTGGAAACCCGCGAGGTCGTGGTGCGTGAAGGACGCATGTCCGCTGCCTGGAAAAACGCCGTTTCCGGGCTGGAAGCCGGACAGTCGAGTCCGGTCCTGGCGGACAAGTTCGGTTTCGAGGCGCTGGTACTGCTGGATCGGAGCGAAGCCAAGGTGCTGGAACCGGCCCAGGCCTACCCCCTGGTGGAGGAGGCCCTCCTCGAGAGCAAGCTGCACAGGGCTTTCGAGCAGTGGTTGTCCGACAAGCTGGCCACCGCGAAGATTTCCGTTAGCGAACACCTGCTGACCCAGACCCTTGAGGACAAGCCCCTTGAGGAAGTCGGGGAGCCCGAAGAAATCCCGCAGGAAACGCCCGAAGAGGCTGGAGACTTTGTGGAATCCCAAGAACCCCCGGAGAATTAA